In Anaerotignum faecicola, a genomic segment contains:
- a CDS encoding DUF2971 domain-containing protein — MQDKHYLDDWIHVPICQKGDKLYHYTTAEGIRGIVENREFVATKSDFLNDKMEFQYAVEVMERLIERYIVNTDLRMQFSAKLKAEIDRIGIISSAHAALDEDEMSFYVVAFSKQNNNSLLWAEFTDFRGYCLEFDYEKIVEGFRHRVFLHGTVIYDEEEQMNGLLESLLSCIHSLVEKGAKDLQGFFEEDAIPSEESLNQLVDAMAVVCSVYTMFFKKSYFAGEEEYRFIFPPLHYEKGQDRPQFRLLDQIFLPYIMVELEAEQQEIPLQSVMVGAKNNSDIAVRGMKYFLKTQGLDIPVLLSDIPLRY; from the coding sequence ATGCAGGACAAACATTATTTGGATGACTGGATTCATGTGCCCATTTGCCAGAAGGGGGATAAGCTGTATCATTACACAACGGCGGAAGGCATCCGCGGAATTGTGGAGAATCGGGAATTTGTGGCAACGAAAAGCGATTTTCTGAATGATAAGATGGAATTTCAATATGCCGTTGAGGTGATGGAGCGGCTGATTGAACGATATATTGTGAATACGGATTTGCGTATGCAGTTTTCCGCAAAGCTGAAGGCGGAAATTGACCGTATCGGCATTATTTCTTCTGCCCATGCCGCTTTGGATGAGGATGAAATGAGCTTTTATGTGGTGGCATTTTCCAAGCAGAATAATAATTCTCTGCTCTGGGCAGAATTTACGGATTTTCGCGGCTATTGTCTGGAATTTGATTATGAAAAGATTGTAGAGGGCTTTCGGCATCGTGTATTCCTGCATGGAACGGTGATTTATGATGAGGAGGAGCAGATGAACGGGCTTCTGGAAAGCCTGCTTTCCTGCATCCATAGCCTTGTGGAAAAGGGAGCGAAGGATTTGCAGGGCTTTTTCGAGGAGGACGCAATTCCTTCGGAGGAATCGCTGAATCAGCTGGTCGATGCAATGGCGGTGGTCTGCTCTGTGTATACGATGTTTTTCAAAAAAAGTTATTTTGCAGGGGAGGAGGAATATCGGTTCATTTTTCCGCCGCTGCATTATGAGAAGGGGCAGGATAGGCCGCAGTTTCGCCTGCTGGATCAGATTTTTCTTCCCTATATCATGGTGGAGCTGGAGGCGGAGCAGCAGGAGATTCCCTTGCAGAGTGTCATGGTTGGCGCAAAAAACAACAGCGACATTGCCGTGCGTGGCATGAAATATTTTCTGAAAACACAGGGACTGGATATTCCCGTTTTGCTTTCGGATATTCCTCTGCGGTATTAA
- a CDS encoding glutamate-5-semialdehyde dehydrogenase, translated as MSSLIEMGQRAKDAAVVLATLSTPAKNKALLASADALLAAKAEILAKNKADVDAAVEAGIKGAFIDRLTLTEARLADMAEGLRQVAKLDDPVGEVLSMKTLDNGLVIGQKRVPMGVIGIIFEARPNVAADAFGLCLKAGSAVILRGGKEAFQTNQAVICALRGALAAEGLPEDCVQMVPDTSRETANEMMRLNGYLDVLIPRGGAGLINSVVQNSTVPVIQTGVGNCHVFVDESADLEKAARIVINAKTQRPGVCNACESLLVHEAIAEKFMPEIGKALQERKVEIRGDEATQGLVSGAVPATEADWATEYEDYIISARVVKDIDEAIRHIRKYSTGHSEAIVTENYTNAQRFLNEVDAAAVYVNASTRFTDGGQFGFGAEIGISTQKLHARGPMGLKELTTTKYIIYGNGQIRE; from the coding sequence ATGAGCAGCTTGATTGAAATGGGACAAAGAGCGAAGGACGCGGCGGTGGTTTTGGCAACCCTGTCCACCCCTGCGAAAAATAAGGCGTTGCTTGCCTCTGCGGATGCCCTGCTTGCGGCAAAGGCAGAGATTCTGGCGAAAAATAAGGCAGATGTGGATGCGGCAGTGGAAGCGGGCATCAAGGGTGCATTTATCGACAGACTGACGCTGACCGAGGCGCGCCTTGCGGATATGGCAGAGGGGCTGCGGCAGGTGGCAAAGCTGGATGACCCTGTGGGCGAGGTGCTGTCCATGAAAACACTGGACAATGGACTGGTGATTGGACAGAAGCGTGTCCCCATGGGTGTCATCGGGATTATTTTTGAAGCACGCCCGAATGTGGCGGCGGATGCCTTCGGACTTTGCCTGAAAGCCGGCAGTGCGGTTATTCTGCGCGGCGGCAAGGAAGCCTTTCAGACGAATCAGGCGGTGATTTGCGCTCTGCGCGGCGCATTGGCGGCAGAGGGTCTGCCGGAGGACTGTGTGCAGATGGTTCCCGATACCTCCCGTGAAACGGCAAATGAAATGATGCGGCTGAATGGCTATTTGGATGTGCTGATTCCGCGCGGCGGCGCAGGCTTAATCAACAGTGTGGTGCAGAACAGCACCGTTCCCGTCATCCAGACGGGCGTTGGCAACTGCCATGTGTTTGTGGATGAAAGCGCGGATTTGGAAAAGGCGGCACGCATCGTCATCAATGCGAAAACACAGCGCCCAGGGGTCTGCAATGCCTGCGAAAGCCTGCTTGTGCATGAAGCCATTGCGGAGAAATTCATGCCGGAAATCGGGAAGGCATTACAGGAAAGGAAGGTCGAAATCCGTGGAGACGAAGCCACACAGGGCTTGGTTTCGGGCGCAGTGCCTGCAACGGAGGCGGACTGGGCAACCGAATATGAGGATTATATCATTTCCGCAAGGGTGGTAAAGGATATTGACGAAGCCATTCGCCATATCAGAAAATACAGCACCGGTCATTCCGAAGCCATCGTGACGGAAAATTATACCAATGCACAGCGTTTTCTGAATGAGGTGGATGCGGCAGCGGTGTATGTCAATGCGTCTACGCGGTTTACGGATGGCGGTCAGTTCGGCTTCGGTGCGGAAATCGGCATCAGCACGCAGAAGCTGCATGCGCGCGGCCCTATGGGGCTGAAGGAGCTGACAACGACAAAGTATATTATCTACGGAAATGGTCAGATCAGAGAATAA
- a CDS encoding 5-formyltetrahydrofolate cyclo-ligase: MKKELRQRALATRNALEKREEKSRQIAAHILESAAYQNTERIFTFVSMGSEVETEEIIRQAWQDGKAVAVPKTEKQREMHFYEIRSLAELSEGRFGVREPKGGAVCVPKEGDLLLVPGLLFDGKKNRLGYGGGYYDTYFAKHKEGKRIGLAFAAQRFAEELPTEETDVPLDAVITENGWEE, encoded by the coding sequence GTGAAAAAGGAATTACGGCAAAGGGCACTTGCGACACGCAATGCTTTAGAAAAACGGGAGGAAAAAAGCAGACAGATTGCGGCGCATATTCTGGAAAGTGCGGCATATCAGAATACAGAGCGGATTTTTACCTTTGTGAGCATGGGCTCTGAGGTGGAAACGGAGGAAATCATCCGACAGGCGTGGCAGGATGGGAAAGCTGTTGCCGTGCCGAAAACGGAGAAGCAAAGAGAAATGCACTTTTATGAAATCCGATCCCTTGCGGAGCTTTCGGAGGGGCGTTTCGGCGTAAGAGAGCCGAAGGGCGGCGCAGTCTGCGTCCCGAAGGAGGGAGATTTGCTGCTTGTTCCCGGCTTATTGTTTGATGGAAAAAAGAACCGCCTTGGCTATGGCGGCGGTTATTATGATACCTATTTTGCAAAGCATAAGGAAGGAAAGAGAATCGGGCTTGCGTTTGCGGCGCAGCGTTTCGCGGAGGAATTGCCGACGGAGGAAACGGACGTGCCGTTAGATGCAGTCATAACGGAAAACGGATGGGAGGAATGA
- a CDS encoding DUF2085 domain-containing protein: MFLTRMGSAVCHRMAERSFLWGQGTMPLCARCTGIYVGVLLAFCFLLLKRRMDAGRPFSKGQAMLTALMILPIGIDGLGSYFGFWESNQLMRVLSGSLVGAVVPGFLLLAVNFDPAQGNKQPIYEHTTELLLLLLLSAGLGFGLWLGLPLAGVLAVASVLGEIFLWGGFVWLLLKNLCGRKRLPFWQISLAAAFLGLYVIGGLMQ; the protein is encoded by the coding sequence ATGTTTCTGACAAGAATGGGCTCTGCTGTCTGTCACAGGATGGCAGAGCGTAGCTTTCTCTGGGGGCAGGGAACAATGCCACTTTGTGCCCGCTGTACGGGAATTTATGTCGGGGTGCTTCTGGCGTTTTGCTTTCTGCTTCTGAAAAGGCGGATGGACGCAGGAAGACCCTTTTCCAAGGGACAGGCAATGCTGACGGCGCTGATGATTTTGCCGATTGGGATAGACGGACTGGGCAGCTATTTCGGCTTTTGGGAAAGCAATCAGCTGATGCGCGTGCTTTCGGGCAGTCTGGTGGGGGCGGTTGTCCCCGGTTTTCTGCTGCTGGCGGTCAATTTTGACCCTGCACAGGGCAACAAACAGCCGATTTATGAGCATACAACGGAGCTGCTTCTGCTTTTGCTGCTTTCCGCAGGGCTTGGCTTTGGTCTGTGGCTTGGTCTGCCGCTTGCAGGCGTGCTTGCGGTTGCTTCTGTTCTGGGGGAAATTTTTCTCTGGGGCGGCTTTGTCTGGCTGCTTCTGAAAAATCTCTGTGGCAGGAAACGGCTTCCGTTCTGGCAAATCTCTTTGGCGGCGGCGTTTCTGGGTCTGTATGTGATAGGAGGCTTGATGCAGTGA